In Castanea sativa cultivar Marrone di Chiusa Pesio chromosome 6, ASM4071231v1, a single window of DNA contains:
- the LOC142638778 gene encoding WRKY transcription factor 28-like: MSEEKKDLYHQDPFFYNQHEINQSSLFPFFNDNNPSVYNHPVTQTLQGLDPSFMTFTDCLHGSMDYNTLSRAFDMSCNSPSGHQNHHLSTPIDTNLKKQAAMGDSAGTSENPSTPNSSASASSSNEAAAGEEESDKSKKDKKPQGCEEDGDEAKSKKANKPKKKEKRQREPRFAFLTKSEIDHLEDGYRWRKYGQKAVKNSPYPRSYYRCTSQKCTVKKRVERNFQDPSIVITTYEGQHNHQCPATLRGNAAGMLSPSLLACASIRPSFPQQLLTQFLPTNNQVDPNSMFYRNLSAQQQFQLPDYGLLQDLVPSFSNRQKP; encoded by the exons ATGTCCGAAGAAAAGAAGGATCTATACCACCAAGACCCTTTTTTCTACAATCAACATGAAATCAACCAGTCAAGTTTATTTCCATTCTTTAATGATAATAATCCCTCAGTGTACAATCACCCAGTCACACAAACCCTACAAGGCCTTGATCCCTCATTCATGACCTTCACTGACTGCTTACATGGCTCTATGGACTACAACACCCTCTCAAGAGCCTTTGACATGTCTTGTAATTCACCATCTGGTCATCAAAATCATCATCTATCTACTCCAATTGATACCAATCTGAAGAAGCAAGCAGCCATGGGAGACTCAGCCGGCACCAGTGAAAACCCGTCCACGCCTAATTCTTCGGCTTCAGCTTCTTCATCTAACGAGGCAGCAGCAGGCGAGGAAGAATCTGATAAGAGTAAGAAAGATAAGAAACCACAAGGGTGtgaagaagatggtgatgaagcaaaGTCCAAGAAAGC GAACAAGCcgaaaaagaaggagaagaggcaAAGGGAGCCACGTTTTGCCTTTTTGACTAAGAGTGAGATCGATCACCTTGAAGATGGCTACAGGTGGAGAAAGTATGGACAGAAGGCTGTCAAGAATAGCCCTTATCCAAG AAGTTATTACAGATGCACCAGTCAGAAGTGCACCGTGAAAAAACGTGTTGAAAGAAATTTCCAGGATCCATCGATTGTTATCACAACATATGAGGGGCAGCACAACCATCAATGTCCGGCAACCCTTCGAGGAAACGCTGCTGGAATGTTGTCGCCTTCTTTGTTGGCGTGCGCTTCGATTAGGCCAAGCTTTCCCCAGCAACTACTCACTCAGTTTCTTCCAACAAATAACCAAGTTGATCCGAATTCCATGTTCTATCGAAACCTCAGTGCCCAACAGCAGTTTCAACTTCCTGATTATGGCTTATTGCAAGATTTAGTTCCCTCATTTAGTAACAGGCAAAAGCCATGA